The following proteins come from a genomic window of Malus sylvestris chromosome 4, drMalSylv7.2, whole genome shotgun sequence:
- the LOC126619112 gene encoding aspartic proteinase-like, producing MRHKHLLVALYLWALISSLLPASSNALVRIGLKKRPLDLQTIKAARIAREGKPQDLGSSDEDIVPLKNYLDAQYYGVIGIGSPPQNFTVIFDTGSSNLWVPSSKCYFSLACYFHTRYKSSKSSTYTAIGTSASITYGSGSISGFFSQDNVEVGDLVVKNQEFIEATKEGSLTFVIAKFDGLLGLGFQEISVGNATPLWQTMSEQDLLSDDVFSFWLNRDTNSDVGGELVFGGVDSNHYKGKHTYVPVTKKGYWQFEMGDLIIGNQSTGECEGGCAAIVDSGTSLLTGPTTTVTVLNHAIGAEGVVSAECKTVVSQYGDLIWDLLISGAQPGQVCKQLGLCIFNGSKYVSTGIETVVEKEGKEGSSVGNGALCTACEMAVVWAQNQLKQKGTKEKVLSYISELCDSLPSPAGESIVECSSLSSMPNVTFTIGDKPFVLTPDQYVLKTGEGVAEVCISGFTAYDIPPPTGPLWILGDVFMGAYHTVFDFGDLQVGFAEAA from the exons ATGCGGCACAAACATCTCTTGGTGGCTCTCTACTTATGGGCCTTAATCTCTTCACTTCTTCCTGCTTCCTCCAATGCGCTAGTCAGAATTGGTCTGAAGAAGCGACCGTTGGATCTTCAAACCATCAAAGCTGCAAGGATAGCAAGGGAGGGAAAGCCTCAGGATTTGGGTAGTTCAGATGAAGATATCGTACCTCTGAAGAATTACTTGGATGCTCAGTACTATGGGGTGATTGGAATCGGCTCACCTCCTCAGAACTTCACTGTCATATTTGACACTGGAAGCTCCAATCTTTGGGTTCCTTCTTCAAAATGTTACTTCTCT CTTGCGTGCTATTTCCACACTCGGTACAAGTCAAGCAAGTCCAGCACATATACCGCAATTG GGACGTCTGCTTCAATAACATATGGAAGCGGATCAATTTCCGGTTTCTTCAGTCAAGACAATGTTGAAGTTGGAGACCTTGTCGTCAAAAATCAA GAGTTCATTGAGGCCACAAAAGAAGGCAGTCTCACATTCGTTATAGCAAAGTTTGATGGACTTCTTGGCCTTGGATTCCAAGAAATTTCTGTTGGGAATGCTACACCACTGTG GCAAACCATGTCAGAACAAGATCTTTTAAGCGATGATGTCTTCTCGTTCTGGCTTAACCGAGACACAAATTCAGATGTAGGAGGTGAACTTGTTTTCGGCGGAGTGGACTCAAATCATTACAAAGGGAAGCATACCTATGTTCCAGTTACTAAAAAGGGTTACTGGCAG TTCGAAATGGGTGATCTTATAATCGGTAACCAGTCAACGG GTGAATGTGAGGGGGGTTGTGCTGCTATTGTGGATTCAGGAACGTCCTTGCTCACTGGCCCAACA ACTACTGTGACAGTGCTTAACCATGCTATCGGAGCTGAAGGAGTAGTGAGTGCAGAATGTAAGACAGTCGTGTCTCAGTACGGAGACCTGATATGGGATCTTCTGATATCAGGG GCACAACCTGGCCAAGTTTGTAAGCAGCTTGGTTTATGTATTTTCAATGGGTCTAAGTATGTGAG CACGGGGATTGAAACAGTAGTTGAGAAGGAAGGCAAGGAGGGATCATCTGTCGGCAACGGTGCTTTGTGCACAGCTTGTGAGATGGCTGTTGTTTGGGCTCAGAATCAGctgaaacaaaaaggaacaaAAGAGAAAGTGCTTAGCTACATTAGTGAG CTTTGCGATAGCCTCCCAAGTCCAGCAGGAGAATCAATAGTCGAGTGCAGTAGCCTTTCGAGCATGCCAAACGTTACCTTCACCATCGGAGATAAACCTTTCGTTCTCACTCCCGACCAG TATGTTCTGAAAACTGGCGAAGGCGTCGCTGAAGTCTGTATCAGCGGGTTTACAGCTTATGATATCCCTCCTCCAACCGGTCCTCTGTG GATTCTCGGAGATGTATTCATGGGGGCGTACCACACTGTTTTCGACTTTGGTGACCTTCAAGTTGGATTTGCCGAAGCTGCCTAA